From the Ipomoea triloba cultivar NCNSP0323 chromosome 8, ASM357664v1 genome, the window TCTAATACAAGATTGGTTGtgtatatttactatttagtgaaatattatatttttgtggaGTTATAATAAGGTAGTAATGTCAAACCTGGTCGTGTACGCCACAAATTGACCACATGCACCCCACATAACCATTTGGATCCCTTCCATCTATTTCATACTGCAGGTGAAATCCCCAAATTATAAttcagattttttttctttcatcagAACAAGAAGCAATAATGTGTGCTGGATAATTACCTTGTCGTTCAAATATATTGCTGTTGCTAGAGCCTCTTCCGGCCCACTTGTCCATTCCAGGATCTTTTTTGCCCAATACATTCTGCACAAACCATCAAACTCCTTTCATTTTTCatcttgtaaatatgtaatatcaTTCCACTTTTTTAggattattaaacaaaaaaggaaagccaaagaccttgtggttaagtgACACTCGTTTACACTTTTGTGCTTCAGTCGGTAGTACTCAAAattttgtcttagatttataggtggcaataGTTCTTTATTTTCAGAACATCCcctttggtcttagtattattgtgacatgaccatttttggtcctatgtcaacaaaattgtttaaatatcattaaatacaagagtgcctaggcgctaggcgctcctagatcGAGGTGAACTGCTGCCTAGCTGGCTGtctaggaggccgcctagcgcctaactcggccaatTGGgctgagttaactcgcccaactcgacagagttagccgagttaactcgagcgagtcggtcttgttaattttattattatatttatatatatttaaatttatttatttatataagtaagagaagtaagagatatatatataatataaataatatattatatgacatacactcacacacatgaattaattttttatttttataggtcgccgcctagataccgcctagaccgcttaggcgctaggcgctaatctaccgcccgactagcgcctagcggcTACTGCAATCATGGTAATTGACTAATCGAGCAAGTATCTGTTTACTCCACAAGCAACAAAATAGCCAAATGATTTAAGTAGAAGTTACTTGCCTCATAAAGCCATGCATTTTCCCATAATGAACCATCTCTAACTGAGAGGCATTCCAAAGCTGAAACTCCACATCAATAGCATATATATCAAGTAGATAACACTAACTTCATACAAATCTAAATATGTATAGCATACTATATACAGAACTGAGTGCAGAGCCTATGAACTTACAGGGTCTGCAGTTTGTGCCTTCTCCAATTGCTCTCGACTGtaaagataataaataattagttaaaGACTTTCAGGACAGAAACAATGAATTATAGGTAAAGTGTGTTTGGTATGAATTCCAAACAAAATAACTTCAGGAGTTCAGGTTCCTTAGTTTATAGAGCAACAATGTTTAGCATTTCAACTCACGTGTATATATGTTCCCGCTTATCGTTTGAATGCTCCATCAAGGTTTTACGCGCCCATTCCCACGCACCCTGTAATGAATCATATTGAGGCTGATAATAGCAGAAGTTATCAGCAAGTTCCCTTCGCACGATCAGTTCCTCCAGAAATGTTTCAACTGCCTTCATCAACAGATCAGAGttaacctcaaataaccatcaTTCAGATATATTCACAATGGACATTTATCAggggaaaatgaaaagaaatgtaAAGCATCTGAAGAATACACAAGCCCAATATGTCCAAGATTTGCAAAAGCAGGAGTTTAGTAAAGTCTATAGAGTTAATCCATGTTGGACGGAGGCTGGTAAAGGGCTAAGTCCGTCAATTGGTGGCTAgtggattgttgggcggaggccagtgAAAAGCCAAGCCCAGCACCTTACCTCTCAAAAAATGTAATGGCACGAcggtctataaggaaataaagttgggtcttcgctactagctataacttttgggcagtaagtgcttgatcctaacaagtggtataaGAGTCAGGTCACGGGTTCGAGAACTGTGCAATTAAGACTGCTAGGTGCTGAGAGGGGGATCAAGGATTGATCCTAACAATTCACATGTACCATGAACAAGAAACATGATTACAATTTCAGCATATAACATCTATTAATATCTACTTAGATCAAACCTTGGGATGACTTTTCTGAATTTGTCGAGCCTGCAAGCAACATCTTTGTGCTGATATCTGTCCAAAATGTAAATAAGGGGAGAGACCAGAAAGTGCTTTGGGTTTCAAAGGGTTATTCCTATCAGTGGCATAACTCTTCAGCCGGGTTGTCAGAAATCCATTCTTACTTCCCATCAGTACCTCCATAGCCGCATCTTCACCTGGCTCGCACCATTCGAGTTCAGGAACTTCTGCTCCTTTCCTGATCCAAGATTCAGATTTACAGCAACCCGCCACCATAAAGTACACTTGAATTACTAACCAGACTGTGTATCTCACCTTACAACATCTGCAATAAGCTGCCCCCAATCTACCGAATGCTTCGGATTAACAGCCCATTTGTTCTTGGGAGGCCCTATAATTGGGAATTCCACAAGATATTCTGGTAGAAGCTTAGTTATTTTAGCTCTTATAGTCCTAGCACCATACTCCAATTTGTTAGATGCCACCCAAACTGGCACCACATTGTGGGCATCAACCTCATGTACTGTCACAGAGTCCCCCACTCTCTCACAGATCCTTTCTTTCCACCTCCTTACTTCTCTTAATGGTGAGAAGTCTATTACCAAAAGGGAAGCACCACATTCTCTCAGAAAATTCGGAATTGTGTCTATTGCCTCTCCCTGCTTAAGAATAAACCCAAACCAGAAAGCAATAAACTACTGCTGAGattaacaagaacaagaacaagaacaatAATAATGACAGATAGTAAGTAAGACAAGATTTGCCTAGTTCGGCAATGTATTATAAAATCACTTATAATACAACTATGGTTGTAgtaggcactaggcgctagtcgggcggtagactagcgcctagagTCTAGGCGACGCCTAGACAGTTCTAGGCGGcgacttataaaaacaaaaaattaattcgtgtgtggtgtatgtcatatattatattatatatattatatatattacttacttctcttacttatataaataaataaatttaaatatatataaatataataataaaattaacaagttCGACTGGCTCGAGTTAACAACCAATGTATTTATAAGTATCTATCCCTATACAATGGGTCTGACCAATCCGCTTTCCTTCTATTCACGTACTCATATAAACAATTTGCTAATGCCTATATGAGACAAACTCCATAGCTACCAATAAATTAACAACATAAATAACGATGAATAGGCTTAGAGAGAAAGAAAATTTGCCTGAAACAGGAAAAAGGGGACGGAGAGAGAGTCTTGGAGATAGTGGGCGAGTTTCTCAAGGCCTCGGAGCATAAACCCTAACTGTCGCGCTTTGGCGCCTAAGAACTGATCGAACAGATTGAAAGCAACGGCTACAGGAACATTGGCCTTGTTGGCCTGATCAACGGCGTGGATCAACGCCCAGTTGTCTCTCACCCGCTGGTCTCTGAACATCCAGTACACCACGGGACCGGTCACCGCCGACGGAGCTCCGGCCGCCGGCTTTAAAACCCGGAAACGACCCGACCCGacagcttggattgaagaagcCATCCAAAATTTGGGGCTGGCAGAGTGGCAGTAGTATGTCGTATGCCGGGAAGAAATGGGCGTCAGGCAATTAGAGGCGAAAGGCTAACGTCAGCCATGGGCGCGTAGGTTAATGAAGGGAAAGCAGATGGAGGGAAAGGAAACTGTTTAACTGTTGTGGTTTTTGAATGAGACACGTGGAGCACTGTAGTTCGTAACTTTGGTCGTTCGATGTCATTAATAAATGGACTTcgatttaaaaggaaaaatttaTTACATTTCATTGAGCATACTCAAATTCTGATTCAGTATTTCAATTAtgatcttatttatttttaactcttCAATTTTGAGTGAAATGATGAGTTTAGTCCACGATGTTAGATTTTCGTCTCAACTtgatgaaaaatttaaaaactctcTACTATTAGAGAGGTTAAAGTAGAAATTTCACATGTTATTCTCTTTCttatattaaaatcaattttgtaacattattatttttcacttcccAACCTCTTATTTGTAACtctaaaaacatttcaataacttccgTATTAGGAATTTAGGTCTTATATAAAGAATCTGAAACTCAGTACaaacaagaaaataattgaTCACCGTTTTAAGGCATGTAAAATATACTATCCGAAAAGATTATGATTGGAGAAGATTTTCATCGTAATGTATGTGATATCAAAATAGGTTTTCAAAAGGATTGGGACATAAGAAGATATTCACATACGATCTTCTTCTAGTAAAGAatctttttcttattcttcttataAAAGGAACTTCTTTTGTTAAGATTCTTCTAAATGAAGGTTTGataaaacatattatatttactagtattttcacccgtgcgttgcacggaatgaatttgttataatattttaagaaatatttgaatcgatatacaattatataaattataacatcgaatatgagtatgaataagtgtataaatgcaattatagtatgagtcttccttacatgcaacaaatatcacaaaaattcagtgttctaaaataagtgtataaatgcaataggtagataatttacattattgcattatattcattaatttaattacttgtcggttagttattgcaagatcttgaggtacacttatattttgatattcagtaagtataactatattagagaaaaatttacattggagtaatgggataatcagttgagtaattgttggttgaccgcgTTGTGTTggtggaagaagatgatatatagtgaagatgatattgcccttcactatatatcatcttcttccttcaacacgttgatattctctggacaaataactgttggaaaaaaattagcataaaatggcattttactggcaatattgtggtacaaatatatgtggggtctactttcgatttgggtcgggtcaaagtggattcgtgttcttcgtagttatacgaaaagattgatatattgtacgctcaaaactgataatgggtaaatgagaaattggttctcaaagttgacccatttgagttagaaaaatatagagaaaaacatttcaagtaacttttgtcccacattggtttgagaagtggtttgcaccactacttatacaagatttttctaaggcttattgaattgtataacatagaagctctctctcgcgcgcaggggggtgcaaatgaaatcccaaaatgaacttaaaaaggcttgactcatgcgccgacacctgcatgcacgaatgtcgttcagaaaattggttggccttgcgggttgaattatgccaaattttagaaaattggttggccttgcgggttgaattatgccaaattttaatattttttacaatattacgcaaaccataccataatattataggtctgttttaggcgggaagttaaaactgaggatattgtttttattaatagtatagattgcattgcagagaaatatatatactgaattattaccattagtaattctaatctagaattgtattacgaataggaacgtagggaataatatattttattaggaattctattttaatttacaattgtattagggataggaattgtattaccatattttacaatattacgcaaaccataatattataggtctgttttgagcgaaactgaggatattgtttttattaatagtatagattgcattgcagataaatatatatactgaattattaccattagtaattctagtctagaattgtattacgaataagaacgtagggaataatatattttattaggaattctattttaatttacaattgtattaaggataggaattgtattaccatattttacaatattacgcaaaccataatattataggtctgttttgagcgaaactgaggatattgtttttattaatagtatagattgcattgcagataaatatatatactgaattattaccattagtaattctagtctagaattgtattacgaataagaacgtagggaataatatattttattaggaattatattttaatttacaattgcattagggataggaattgtattaccatattttttacaatattacgcaaaccataatattataagtctgttttgggcgggagttaaaactgaggatattgtttttattaatagtatagatatagattacattgcagagaaatatatatactgaattattaccattagtaattctagtctagaattgtattacgaataggaacgtagggaataatatattttattaggaattctattttaatttacaattatattagggataggaattgtattaccatattttttacgcaaaccataatattataggtctattttgggcgggagttaaaactgaggatattgtttttattaatagtatagatagtatacattacattgcagagaaatatatatactgaattattaccatcagtaattctagtctagaattgtattacgaataggaacgtagagaagaatatattttattcagaattctattttaatttacaattgtattagggatagaaattgtattaccatattttacaatattacgcaaaccataatattataggtctattttgggcgggaagttaaaactgaagatattgttttttattaatagtatagattctattttaatttacaattgtattagagataggaattgtattaccatattttttacaatattacgcaaaccataatattataggtctgttttgggcgggaagtgaacgtagggaagaatatattttattaggaattctattttaatttacaattgtattagggataggaattgtattaccatattttacaatattacgcacaccaaaatattataggtctgttttgggcgggaagttaaaactgaggatattgtttttattaatagtatagatagtatagattgcattgcagagaaatatatatactgaattattaccattagtaattatagtctagaattgtattacgaataggaacgtaggaaaaatatattttattaagaattctattttaatttacaattgtattagggataggaattgtattaccatattttacaatattacgcaaaccataatattataggtctgttttaggcgggaagttaaaactggggatattatttttattaatagtatagattacgcaaaccataatattataggtctgttttaggcgggaagttaaaactgaggatattgtttttattaatagtatagattaattaatataataaattttgatctACAATTTTTACTAATGTAATgaatttacatattatattatacttaagATGACAGAGGAGATAATGTCTATTGATGGAtcatggatatatataatagaattttCATATCTTGATAAGATATACAATTTTTGACTAAGCTATTGCAAAGTTTACGAAATAATTTATACTTACTAAATATTTCAAGTTACTCATTTggtgaatttctcataaaagcaacttcagaaatttgacatctttttgtatctcaaaagttataATTTAATCACCTTTGTTGCATAATAAGGGAAATCAGAAACTTTTATGGTAGTGTGTTTCACATGCTTGAATAAGCGGACTTCGCCGGCCACAGACCAACCTGCATTTTAGACactaatatgtgtgtgtgtgaaggtTAAAATGAGAATTCCTCTTGTAAAACGCGAGGACTAATCACAACGACCAATCAatgttcatcaatggttgagaGGTTTAGTAAAAAATATACATGGTCAATTTTATATTGATGAACATTGATTGGCGGCTGTGATCAATGCtcactttttagtttttacctGAGTGCCCTATTCTCATTTGAAcctccacacacacacaaccaGTGTTCATTAATGGTtgaagatttattttttttaaatgcatgatcaattttataattattacaaacttagaagtttgtatatttataaaattgatcgtACCCATTTTCCCTTATTCTTCAGCAACATTCAATTATTGATTTAGCCAAATGAATGAATCAGATCAATCCTCACATTTTAAGTGAGGGCATTATATCACCCTAACTCACCTAATGTGTTCATTTTATTTCATGTAAGTAAAAAAAcagtcaaaagaaaataaaataatttgtaggATTTATTTAATACTATcgaaaaaacattttttaatttatatttatgagaatatttttaaatatttaattttttatattagtctaaattaatagttttgcttaaaaaaaatatgtcaagcCTGTCAAAAAAAGCGCAGTTAAGATCAATGAAATTCgagaaaatgacaaaaaaaaaaggacaaaaaacaaatagaattgacagaaatagaaaacttttaaaagttagacAAAAACAGGCAAGACTCGTTTGGCAAACGAGTTTCTCgttagaaaaaataatttttaaaattattcagACGAAGAAGGGGAAAAGAAGAAGGCAGCCATGTCGACCATGGCTGCCTTCaacctctatatatatttttaaaatttaaatacaagggcattttgatatatttagttataaatgttaatatttttttatcctatatttatatgtggcatttcacttttagttgttgttgttgtgttttttttttttcgttttttatttgttttttttttaaaatagtgttGATTGCAACATTATTGTGACATGgccattttttgtcatccatcaagaaatatatttaaatgacattaaaaatggtgttattaaccactcaaacttttttttttttttcttgttggtAATAGAACCACAAGTTTTGTGAATTCTTATGAAATAGGCTTATGCACTAGCCATAAGATTTGCCATGAAGTAGACTTGTGGGTTTTTtaattgcatatttttttttgaattttgcaATAAACTTATgtattaattacaattttattatcaagaataaaaaatgaggATTTCGAGtggttaattttaaatatatttgttgaCAGATGACAAAAAacgatcatgccacaataatgctAGGACCAAtgataatgttttaaaaaaaaaaactaaaagtgaaaatagGGCTGCaaatgagccgagcggctcgcgagccgctcggtcaaagcttgACTCGGACTCGGTCAAAGTCGagttcgagccgagctcgagcggctcgtttaacaatcgagccgagctcgagctgtAATACCTCaggctcgtggctcgacgagccgctcgcgagccatgtataatataatatatatatatatatatatatatatatatatatatatatatatatatatatatattaaaaattataaatttgaaatactaaatatttgaaattaaaaaagtaaCCCTAAGTGTTCCCCAATTCCCCAAAGACTAATCATATTCGTGAATTCCCCCAATTCCCCCCAATTCATCTGCTTCCCGTACGCAAAGAGCACCGCCGCAGAGACCACCGCACCAGCACCGCCGCAGACCACCGCACCAGCACCGCACCGCCAGCACCGCCGCACCCTCCCATACGCAATCGACGACCGCCGCACCAGCACCGCCTCCCCT encodes:
- the LOC116026563 gene encoding deoxyribodipyrimidine photo-lyase, translating into MASSIQAVGSGRFRVLKPAAGAPSAVTGPVVYWMFRDQRVRDNWALIHAVDQANKANVPVAVAFNLFDQFLGAKARQLGFMLRGLEKLAHYLQDSLSVPFFLFQGEAIDTIPNFLRECGASLLVIDFSPLREVRRWKERICERVGDSVTVHEVDAHNVVPVWVASNKLEYGARTIRAKITKLLPEYLVEFPIIGPPKNKWAVNPKHSVDWGQLIADVVRKGAEVPELEWCEPGEDAAMEVLMGSKNGFLTTRLKSYATDRNNPLKPKALSGLSPYLHFGQISAQRCCLQARQIQKSHPKAVETFLEELIVRRELADNFCYYQPQYDSLQGAWEWARKTLMEHSNDKREHIYTREQLEKAQTADPLWNASQLEMVHYGKMHGFMRMYWAKKILEWTSGPEEALATAIYLNDKYEIDGRDPNGYVGCMWSICGVHDQGWRERPVFGKIRYMNYAGCKRKFDVDGYIAYVKRLVGGTKKRKAEAIAE